Proteins encoded by one window of Candidatus Bathyarchaeota archaeon:
- a CDS encoding NAD+ synthase produces MDQLWQDRLKFDADLEINKISDFIRKVIENSGSSGVVLGLSGGVDSALTAALCAHALGPENVLGIMMPTAFTPIEDMKDAEEVASMLGINTERIDIDEILKAFVSAIKTDVRSESLKIPIANLRARIRMLILYFYANAYNYLVAGTGDRSETLIGYFTKYGDGAADFFPIRHLYKTQVRELARHVGIPKRIAMKPSSPQLYPGHKLSDELPLDYDQLDLVLIGLFDLKLTPERVSQMTNVPLSIVEEILERHRRTEHKRKSPASLIE; encoded by the coding sequence TTGGATCAGCTGTGGCAAGACAGGTTAAAGTTTGATGCTGATCTGGAGATCAATAAGATATCTGATTTCATCAGAAAGGTAATCGAAAATTCAGGTTCATCTGGAGTAGTTTTAGGTTTGAGTGGCGGAGTAGATAGTGCCTTGACCGCTGCCCTATGTGCACACGCATTGGGTCCAGAAAATGTTTTAGGAATCATGATGCCCACTGCCTTCACTCCAATAGAAGACATGAAAGATGCTGAAGAGGTTGCTAGCATGCTTGGAATAAACACCGAGAGAATTGACATAGATGAGATCTTAAAGGCCTTTGTAAGCGCTATCAAGACAGATGTGAGATCCGAAAGTTTGAAGATTCCAATTGCGAACTTACGGGCGAGGATAAGAATGCTAATCCTCTACTTTTATGCGAATGCCTACAATTACTTGGTTGCGGGAACTGGAGATAGAAGCGAGACCCTGATTGGTTATTTCACAAAATATGGGGACGGTGCGGCCGATTTCTTTCCGATCAGACATCTATATAAGACGCAGGTTAGGGAATTAGCGCGTCATGTTGGCATCCCTAAAAGGATTGCAATGAAGCCTAGTAGTCCCCAGCTCTACCCTGGACACAAGCTGTCTGATGAGCTTCCGCTGGATTATGATCAGTTGGATCTGGTACTTATTGGACTTTTCGATCTTAAGCTAACTCCTGAAAGGGTGAGCCAGATGACAAATGTACCATTGTCCATTGTAGAAGAGATTCTAGAGCGGCACAGGAGAACTGAGCACAAGCGTAAATCACCAGCAAGTCTAATCGAATAG
- a CDS encoding ASKHA domain-containing protein, which yields MSTYTTVIFQPYGKRILVSDECLIIEAARKAGVGILSLCGGRGLCGKCRVIVRQGIENLSIPSESEKRILCDEDLKDGCRLACQSKIISQGQIVIEVPRESQIEQQKLLLLGIERAVKIEPVVKKITIETEKPSLDNLRADVDRVIDAVEAEVGFRLNIDYKVLRSIPRVLRLGDWIATLTIWNDKEIIGAEPGLSRSLYGVAFDIGTTKIVCFLVDLNNGEILAMSSMMNPQIPYGEDIISRIRYTLEHDNGLETLHKSLISGVNNLIEECCKSYGISADEIVDMTFVGNTAMHHFFLGIETRYVTFTPYPPALSFPVNVKARDVGIRINEGAYVHALPIIAGFVGSDAIADILATGIHESDKLSMIIDIGTNTEIILGDKKGLWACSCASGPAFEGAHIKYGMRASTGAIEHVWINPESLEVGYTVIGGEKPRGLCGSAVVDAVAEMLKAGIIDRTGRYTGTYTINRLRRKDGISEFVIAGGGETAIMSDIVVTQEDIREIQLAKAAIYAGASILMRRMGITLSDIEQVYLSGAFGNYVDPQNAKIIGMYPDVPLEKVKFAGNTAGSGARMALLSSEVRREAERISRRVKYVELGADPSFQKEFLEATYLPHHEIERFPNVTKLLIDMKT from the coding sequence TTGTCCACCTACACCACGGTGATTTTCCAGCCTTATGGAAAGAGAATCTTAGTATCTGATGAATGCTTAATTATTGAAGCAGCGAGAAAGGCTGGTGTCGGCATATTATCACTTTGTGGAGGCAGGGGTTTATGTGGAAAATGCAGGGTTATAGTTAGGCAGGGGATAGAAAATCTTTCAATTCCCTCAGAGTCTGAAAAACGAATACTCTGCGATGAAGATTTAAAGGATGGATGTAGATTAGCATGCCAGTCTAAAATCATTTCTCAAGGCCAAATCGTTATAGAGGTTCCTCGAGAAAGTCAAATTGAGCAACAAAAATTGCTTCTTCTAGGAATTGAAAGAGCAGTAAAAATTGAGCCTGTCGTCAAAAAAATAACAATAGAAACGGAAAAGCCCTCTCTAGATAATTTGAGGGCAGATGTTGACAGAGTGATTGACGCTGTAGAAGCAGAAGTAGGCTTCCGCCTTAACATTGACTATAAAGTCTTAAGGAGCATTCCTAGGGTTCTGAGGCTTGGAGATTGGATTGCTACACTTACAATCTGGAATGATAAAGAGATAATTGGCGCAGAGCCGGGTTTAAGTAGAAGCCTTTATGGTGTTGCGTTCGACATAGGGACTACGAAAATTGTCTGTTTCCTCGTGGATTTGAATAATGGTGAGATTTTGGCCATGAGCTCAATGATGAATCCTCAAATCCCATATGGAGAAGACATCATTTCAAGAATTCGATACACTTTGGAGCATGATAATGGGTTGGAGACGTTACACAAGTCCCTGATTAGCGGCGTTAATAATCTCATAGAGGAATGTTGCAAAAGTTATGGAATCTCAGCGGATGAGATAGTGGACATGACCTTCGTTGGCAACACAGCGATGCATCACTTCTTTCTCGGCATCGAAACGCGTTATGTCACATTTACACCGTACCCGCCAGCTCTCTCATTTCCAGTTAATGTGAAAGCTAGAGATGTTGGTATCAGAATAAATGAAGGCGCATATGTTCATGCCTTGCCAATTATCGCGGGCTTCGTTGGAAGCGATGCAATCGCAGATATCCTTGCGACAGGGATACATGAGTCAGACAAGCTTTCGATGATAATTGATATAGGGACAAACACCGAGATCATTCTGGGAGATAAGAAAGGACTATGGGCTTGTTCATGTGCTTCTGGACCTGCTTTTGAAGGCGCACACATAAAATATGGGATGAGAGCGTCGACAGGCGCGATTGAGCACGTTTGGATAAACCCGGAAAGTCTAGAAGTCGGATATACAGTGATAGGAGGAGAGAAACCTAGAGGATTATGTGGATCGGCAGTGGTAGACGCTGTTGCGGAGATGCTAAAAGCTGGAATAATAGATAGAACTGGCAGGTACACCGGAACATATACGATTAATAGATTGAGGCGAAAAGATGGGATCTCAGAATTCGTGATAGCTGGAGGTGGCGAAACAGCTATCATGAGCGACATAGTAGTTACGCAAGAGGACATAAGAGAGATCCAACTTGCGAAAGCGGCCATATATGCTGGTGCATCCATCCTAATGAGAAGAATGGGAATAACATTATCGGATATTGAGCAGGTTTATCTTTCCGGAGCATTCGGCAACTATGTTGACCCGCAAAACGCGAAGATCATCGGCATGTACCCTGATGTTCCCTTAGAGAAAGTTAAATTTGCAGGTAATACAGCTGGTTCAGGCGCCCGCATGGCTCTTCTATCCTCTGAGGTTCGACGTGAAGCGGAGAGAATTTCACGACGCGTTAAATATGTGGAACTTGGCGCCGATCCCAGTTTTCAGAAAGAATTTCTTGAGGCGACATACTTGCCGCACCATGAGATTGAACGCTTCCCAAACGTTACAAAATTGTTAATAGACATGAAAACTTGA
- a CDS encoding pyridoxal phosphate-dependent aminotransferase encodes MWTSKRMERIKPSGTIAMAEKSRQMEQSGVKVYHLDMGEPDFDTPEHIKEAAVEALRNGFTHYTSSRGILELREAISEDLKARGLEADPAKEIIVTPGGKHAIYCACLATLNPNEEVLVLAPTWPTHFQCVEMAEARPIEVPCGQDYRLDEEILKSCITKKTRMILISSPNNPTGGLLEIGDLKVIADLSIDYDLLVLSDEIYDRIVYDDLKIRSIASFDGMKDRTIVINGFSKTYAMTGWRLGYACAHRDIIEAMDRIQQSTTTCPASFVQKAGVAALKGPQDSVTRMIREYDYRRRFIVDVLNSIPGVHCVMPRGAFYVFPDFSRLRIPSYELSNRLLLEEKVSTTPGIEFGKCGEGHIRLSYAVGLDVIGEALKRIKEFVIRCQKN; translated from the coding sequence GTGTGGACATCAAAGAGGATGGAACGCATTAAACCTTCAGGAACAATTGCAATGGCTGAAAAGTCTCGACAGATGGAACAAAGCGGCGTAAAAGTTTATCACCTAGACATGGGTGAGCCTGACTTTGACACGCCTGAACATATAAAAGAAGCGGCAGTGGAGGCGCTGAGGAATGGTTTCACCCATTACACATCGAGCCGGGGTATTTTGGAGCTTAGAGAAGCGATATCTGAAGACTTGAAGGCAAGAGGTTTAGAGGCTGACCCCGCAAAGGAGATTATAGTCACCCCTGGCGGAAAGCATGCAATATACTGTGCATGTCTTGCAACCCTCAATCCAAATGAGGAGGTTCTAGTTCTAGCACCAACTTGGCCTACGCATTTCCAATGTGTTGAGATGGCGGAGGCGCGACCGATTGAGGTTCCCTGCGGGCAGGACTACAGACTAGACGAAGAGATCTTGAAAAGTTGTATAACTAAAAAAACGCGGATGATCCTAATAAGCTCGCCCAATAATCCCACAGGCGGATTGTTGGAAATTGGGGATTTAAAGGTGATCGCAGACCTATCCATAGACTATGATCTCTTGGTTCTTTCTGATGAGATCTACGATAGGATAGTGTATGACGACTTAAAGATAAGGAGCATAGCTTCATTCGATGGAATGAAGGATAGGACAATAGTGATAAATGGTTTCAGTAAGACCTATGCAATGACAGGTTGGCGTCTAGGGTATGCCTGCGCGCACAGGGATATTATAGAGGCAATGGATCGCATACAACAGTCGACGACTACGTGCCCCGCAAGCTTTGTTCAGAAAGCTGGCGTGGCAGCCCTGAAGGGTCCTCAGGATTCTGTTACAAGGATGATTAGAGAATATGATTATAGACGCCGTTTCATAGTTGATGTGCTCAATAGTATCCCTGGGGTCCACTGCGTCATGCCCAGAGGTGCCTTCTACGTCTTCCCAGACTTTTCACGCCTAAGAATTCCTAGTTACGAACTCTCTAATAGACTGCTCCTTGAGGAAAAAGTTTCAACAACTCCGGGAATCGAATTTGGAAAGTGCGGAGAGGGTCATATTCGCCTTTCCTATGCGGTTGGGCTAGACGTAATCGGCGAAGCTCTTAAAAGGATTAAAGAATTCGTTATTAGATGCCAAAAGAATTGA
- a CDS encoding M42 family metallopeptidase, which yields MRSEPKMFDEKSLSVLKRMVESFGPSGFERETAKIIRDYMKEYSDEILSDKLGSLVFLVKGDSERPHVLIAGHIDEVGFVVSGIDEKTGFLSFNPLGGWFDQVLLSQRVVVRTEKGDLHGVIAAKPPHLLTDEEKAKVVTQDKMYIDIGATSGKEAIEAGVKIGDPVVPWSPFSLIRQGKVAMGKAFDDRIGAFVMMETIRRIRENHVSHPNTVYGAATVQEEVGLRGAQTVAYLVDPDVAIVLEVDISGDAPDIKPSEAPAKMGKGPSLVTYDRSMIPNQPLKEFVIKVAKETGIPLQLSQVSKGGTDAGRIHLNRVGCPSVVLSVPTRHIHSHVGLLSLEDVENTVKLTLELIKRLDKRTVESFTEI from the coding sequence TTGAGAAGTGAGCCAAAAATGTTCGATGAGAAGTCTCTTTCGGTGTTGAAGCGGATGGTGGAATCTTTCGGTCCCTCAGGATTTGAAAGAGAAACTGCTAAGATAATTAGAGATTACATGAAGGAATATTCTGACGAAATTCTTTCAGACAAGCTCGGCTCATTAGTCTTCCTCGTGAAAGGTGATAGCGAGCGTCCGCACGTGCTTATAGCGGGACACATTGACGAGGTCGGATTTGTAGTTTCGGGGATAGATGAGAAGACAGGTTTCCTATCTTTCAATCCTCTAGGCGGATGGTTCGATCAGGTCTTACTCTCTCAAAGGGTTGTCGTCAGAACTGAAAAAGGAGATTTGCATGGAGTCATCGCAGCAAAGCCGCCGCATCTCTTAACAGATGAGGAGAAAGCCAAAGTAGTCACTCAGGATAAGATGTACATAGATATAGGCGCAACCTCGGGCAAGGAGGCTATTGAGGCTGGCGTTAAGATCGGGGATCCCGTGGTGCCTTGGTCACCCTTCTCTTTAATTCGACAGGGTAAAGTTGCAATGGGTAAGGCCTTCGATGACAGAATCGGCGCATTTGTCATGATGGAGACTATTAGGAGGATCAGAGAGAACCATGTGAGCCATCCAAATACCGTTTATGGAGCCGCAACTGTTCAAGAGGAGGTTGGGCTTAGAGGGGCACAGACCGTCGCCTACCTTGTTGATCCTGATGTCGCGATAGTGCTTGAAGTTGATATTTCAGGTGACGCGCCCGACATTAAACCTTCAGAGGCGCCCGCTAAGATGGGGAAAGGGCCAAGTTTAGTCACTTATGATAGGAGTATGATACCAAATCAACCTCTGAAAGAGTTCGTCATAAAGGTAGCTAAAGAAACAGGAATTCCGCTTCAGCTATCACAAGTATCAAAAGGTGGAACTGATGCTGGACGAATACATCTAAATAGAGTCGGATGTCCAAGTGTTGTGCTTAGTGTGCCTACTAGGCACATTCACAGCCACGTAGGTCTCTTGAGTTTAGAAGACGTTGAGAACACGGTTAAGCTAACGCTTGAACTCATTAAAAGACTGGATAAAAGGACAGTTGAGAGTTTTACGGAGATCTAG
- a CDS encoding arabinogalactan endo-1,4-beta-galactosidase: protein MAYAIFQSLFNVKSSIEEEIKKLIRTRLETRRREFLLGGDISSLAEIEKRGGIFRDDGRPDDAVKIMTKYGANCFRLRLFVDPPRVDVVVNDLPYTVALAKRIKAAGAKLVLDFHYSDTWADPGKQLKPEAWKDLDFDSLVERVYNYTRECIEYFRNEGVLPDIVQPGNEITSGMLWPDGKLYDLGDTEQQWRRFTLLLKAAIQGIRDGSGGEEIKILIHIDRGGDWAGTRFFFENIERYNVTYDIIGLSYYPWWHGPISALRETLTNAARRFGKDIFIVETAYPYRYVDFSKVEYANPAYLGWQMSPEGQRKFLADLIFSVLQTPNDLGAGVLWWYPESIPVSGLDVWFGGSNALFDDKGNVLPAMQLFRLLR from the coding sequence GTGGCATATGCAATCTTCCAGAGCCTCTTTAACGTGAAATCTTCTATAGAGGAAGAGATCAAGAAGTTGATAAGGACGAGACTCGAGACCAGAAGAAGAGAGTTTCTCCTTGGCGGAGATATTTCTTCATTAGCCGAAATCGAAAAAAGAGGCGGAATTTTTAGGGACGATGGCAGACCTGATGATGCTGTAAAAATTATGACTAAATATGGAGCCAACTGTTTTCGTCTCCGTTTATTTGTTGATCCGCCGCGTGTTGATGTGGTGGTCAACGATCTTCCATATACTGTGGCACTTGCAAAACGTATCAAAGCAGCAGGAGCCAAATTAGTCCTTGATTTTCATTATAGTGACACTTGGGCGGATCCCGGAAAACAGCTTAAACCAGAGGCTTGGAAAGATTTGGATTTTGACTCATTAGTTGAGAGGGTCTATAATTACACTAGAGAATGTATCGAATACTTCAGAAATGAGGGGGTCTTGCCGGACATTGTGCAGCCGGGTAATGAGATAACCTCTGGTATGTTGTGGCCAGACGGTAAACTTTATGATCTGGGGGATACTGAGCAGCAGTGGCGAAGATTCACGCTTCTACTTAAAGCTGCCATACAGGGGATTAGAGACGGATCTGGAGGGGAGGAAATCAAAATATTGATTCACATTGATCGGGGTGGTGACTGGGCTGGAACAAGGTTTTTCTTTGAAAACATTGAGCGCTATAATGTCACATATGATATTATAGGTCTTAGTTATTATCCATGGTGGCATGGTCCCATTAGCGCACTACGTGAAACTCTAACCAATGCGGCAAGACGTTTCGGTAAAGACATCTTCATAGTGGAAACCGCTTATCCTTACCGTTACGTCGACTTCAGCAAAGTCGAGTATGCGAATCCAGCCTATTTAGGATGGCAAATGAGCCCAGAAGGTCAAAGAAAATTTTTGGCCGATCTGATATTCTCTGTTTTACAAACGCCTAACGACTTGGGAGCGGGGGTTCTCTGGTGGTATCCAGAATCCATACCTGTAAGCGGACTAGATGTCTGGTTCGGCGGGTCTAACGCTCTATTCGATGATAAAGGAAATGTCCTCCCAGCAATGCAGCTCTTCAGACTTCTAAGATAA
- a CDS encoding ATP-binding protein encodes MRLFKKVGNTLHILSFPGEEIEKGGYLVIEDHKAKKSMVAQVIDIQYANVPGIMEELLRSPNIEEDPECNDIDPLNIVSHIQHIQDTHLLICKIHGTIFGEEIRPENSWLPSRIHSTIKRLTTESLLKIIGVCNGLRINLGWTHDMVPFFIDACELDGRLNVITGKKGTGKSHLSKIIALGLVEHGATVIVFDINGEYTNLGLTCNGEKNRFYDKIHILSPGKNFKVTLYQTDLYVILRILTYVLDLPGTSAREFRQIWRLLHERGSLTLSSLGDAIRRWECNQHVRDAMFSRYHALLNSNFFTDNMAEAVDFEGLIRKIEKGGGGVIVVDLSETSHTDRQIVVEFILAELQEALSQRRIEPIFLFAEEAHLYLRETYWDDVVTRMRHLGIFTTFVTNQPNTINENIYRQVDNIFLLNFVNEHDLETVSRAAKVDAETVISIVRDLPPHYCLVLGKIVKDFPMIIKIRPLDIKMMGETRFFWKRSAENH; translated from the coding sequence ATGAGGCTTTTCAAAAAAGTTGGCAATACACTGCACATATTGAGCTTTCCAGGCGAAGAAATTGAAAAAGGAGGATACCTTGTGATCGAAGATCATAAAGCTAAAAAATCTATGGTAGCGCAGGTTATTGACATACAATATGCGAATGTTCCAGGAATAATGGAAGAACTACTTCGCTCACCCAACATTGAGGAGGACCCAGAGTGCAACGACATCGATCCGTTAAATATCGTGTCACATATACAGCATATTCAAGACACGCATCTGCTCATCTGCAAGATACATGGGACAATCTTTGGAGAGGAAATTAGGCCTGAGAATTCATGGCTTCCGTCTCGAATACATTCAACCATAAAGAGGTTGACTACTGAATCGCTTCTGAAAATTATTGGTGTTTGCAACGGACTTCGCATAAATCTTGGCTGGACGCATGACATGGTGCCATTTTTTATTGACGCATGTGAACTTGATGGGCGGCTGAATGTCATAACTGGAAAGAAGGGAACGGGTAAATCACATCTTTCAAAAATTATCGCATTAGGTCTTGTTGAGCATGGAGCAACAGTCATCGTATTTGACATAAACGGCGAATACACAAATCTCGGTCTAACATGTAATGGTGAAAAAAATAGATTCTATGATAAGATTCACATACTCTCGCCCGGAAAAAATTTCAAAGTTACACTTTACCAGACAGATCTATACGTCATACTTCGAATTCTTACTTACGTATTGGATTTACCTGGCACATCGGCGAGGGAGTTTAGACAGATTTGGAGGCTTCTTCATGAAAGAGGCTCCCTTACCCTCAGCAGCCTAGGAGATGCTATAAGAAGATGGGAATGCAACCAGCATGTAAGAGACGCCATGTTTTCACGTTACCATGCACTACTGAATTCAAATTTCTTCACTGACAACATGGCCGAAGCTGTTGACTTCGAAGGCCTTATTAGGAAAATTGAGAAAGGCGGCGGCGGAGTTATAGTTGTCGATTTAAGCGAGACATCCCATACGGACCGTCAGATAGTCGTTGAATTCATTTTAGCAGAGCTCCAAGAAGCCCTTTCACAAAGAAGGATCGAACCAATCTTCCTGTTTGCTGAAGAAGCCCACTTATACCTAAGAGAGACATACTGGGATGATGTTGTAACTCGAATGAGACACCTAGGCATCTTCACAACATTCGTAACAAATCAGCCGAACACGATAAATGAGAACATTTACAGGCAAGTGGACAATATTTTCCTATTAAACTTCGTCAACGAGCATGATTTGGAGACAGTGTCTAGAGCTGCCAAGGTGGATGCTGAGACAGTGATATCTATTGTACGGGATCTTCCTCCACATTACTGTCTTGTTTTAGGTAAGATTGTAAAGGATTTTCCAATGATTATAAAAATTAGACCTTTAGACATCAAAATGATGGGTGAAACCAGATTTTTCTGGAAACGATCAGCAGAAAATCATTAA
- a CDS encoding DNA double-strand break repair nuclease NurA: MIEQLQYDATPKYNFPDQIKETELQAILTELSLSSIDRSKGKTFTSYHPEISEPVCLLHGIDEDFGGRTISASLIPLKPIPDGTPIVGIDASTIRIGETETGTLCAVRAAIVWNNKGKYRYMRVGPFPFYIDQDNYKEILRTLGGRWTFNYNGQSVLIETQKLLCNLIEHHVRASISSTTCNSLILWDGSLSVDPYSQNVEDVDRILRNARKNFNVVIAISKESSLQPILRKITDLLAEYTCPCLFEVEQPYSESCKHTIFLGRVYIAKLSRDGLHFRLDVDHAFSKQDSVSTIERLLGNELNFQGYPETLRLAHIHSTFTSIDVVGIQSYLVKELGIRLMRRPNMRRSLFGPYGTGLGD, from the coding sequence TTGATTGAACAACTACAATATGATGCAACACCAAAATATAATTTTCCCGACCAAATAAAGGAAACTGAACTTCAAGCTATCCTTACAGAGTTAAGTCTAAGCTCAATTGACCGCTCCAAGGGAAAAACGTTCACGTCTTATCATCCGGAAATTTCGGAACCTGTCTGCCTGCTACATGGAATCGACGAGGATTTTGGAGGGAGAACTATTTCCGCTTCCCTTATACCGTTGAAGCCAATTCCCGATGGAACACCTATCGTAGGAATCGACGCATCAACTATTCGCATCGGAGAGACCGAGACGGGAACATTATGTGCAGTGAGAGCGGCAATAGTGTGGAATAACAAGGGAAAATATAGGTATATGAGAGTTGGGCCATTTCCATTCTATATCGACCAAGACAACTATAAGGAAATTCTGAGGACCCTCGGAGGCAGATGGACGTTTAATTACAATGGCCAATCCGTATTGATCGAAACGCAGAAGCTCCTTTGTAACCTAATAGAACACCATGTTAGAGCAAGCATTTCCTCTACAACCTGCAACAGCTTAATTCTTTGGGACGGATCCTTATCGGTTGACCCATATAGTCAGAACGTAGAAGATGTTGATCGAATACTTAGAAATGCCAGAAAAAACTTTAACGTCGTCATCGCCATCTCTAAAGAGAGCAGCCTTCAGCCCATATTGAGAAAAATTACGGATTTACTCGCCGAATACACATGTCCTTGCCTATTTGAAGTCGAACAACCATATTCAGAAAGTTGCAAGCACACAATATTTCTCGGAAGAGTATATATAGCAAAACTCTCAAGGGATGGTCTCCACTTTCGTCTCGACGTTGATCATGCTTTCTCCAAACAAGATTCTGTAAGCACTATTGAGAGACTTCTCGGAAATGAACTCAATTTTCAAGGATACCCAGAAACTCTCAGACTAGCCCACATCCATTCCACATTCACTTCAATTGATGTGGTTGGAATACAATCTTATCTTGTAAAAGAGTTAGGAATAAGACTAATGCGGCGGCCGAATATGCGAAGATCCCTTTTCGGACCTTATGGCACTGGACTCGGGGATTAA
- a CDS encoding adenylosuccinate synthase, whose protein sequence is MPGLVVVGTQWGDEGKGKIVDFLAKDADCVVRYNGGSNAGHTVVVKGRIYKFHIVPSGVLQGKRVYIGNGVVVDPEVLLREIEGLRSNGFDPDLHVSDRAHVVFDFHKVIDGLEEKFKGGLSAGTTLRGIGPAYSDKVARFGIRVADLLNKDELKRKLDLLSTLKQKVITHVYDAEEVIDKEAIFRKYLDYGQRISKYVCDVSSEINEALDKGETVIFEGAQGTLLDVDHGIYPFGTSSNATAGGACTGVGVGPTKIEKVIGVAKAYISRVGTGYVPTELRDDIGERIRVIGGEYGTATGRPRRCGWFDLVPVKYSIRVNGISELILTKLDVLSGINPLKICLHYMCEGKVVSDVPADLTKYEKCVPIYEEMEGWSGSIDWHKVAVGGYDAMPEEAKAYVERIEELTGVPIKMISVGQEREDTIIKD, encoded by the coding sequence ATGCCCGGTTTAGTGGTGGTTGGAACACAGTGGGGCGACGAGGGAAAAGGGAAGATAGTTGACTTCCTCGCGAAGGATGCTGACTGCGTTGTCAGATATAATGGTGGGTCCAATGCTGGACATACAGTTGTGGTTAAAGGCAGGATATATAAGTTCCATATTGTCCCATCAGGTGTCCTCCAGGGAAAGAGGGTGTACATAGGTAATGGAGTAGTTGTCGATCCCGAAGTTCTTCTTAGGGAAATTGAAGGTCTAAGAAGTAATGGTTTTGACCCAGATCTTCATGTAAGTGACCGTGCTCATGTCGTCTTTGACTTTCATAAGGTTATTGACGGATTAGAGGAGAAGTTTAAGGGCGGATTGAGTGCCGGGACAACACTTAGAGGGATAGGGCCAGCATATTCTGACAAGGTTGCGAGGTTTGGGATACGAGTAGCAGACCTCTTAAATAAGGACGAGCTCAAAAGAAAGCTTGATCTTCTTTCCACATTAAAGCAAAAAGTAATAACTCATGTATATGACGCTGAAGAGGTAATTGACAAAGAAGCAATATTTAGGAAGTACTTAGATTACGGCCAACGTATTTCAAAGTATGTATGTGATGTTTCATCTGAAATCAACGAAGCTTTGGATAAAGGAGAAACCGTTATTTTCGAGGGTGCTCAAGGCACACTCTTAGATGTTGATCACGGAATCTATCCATTTGGGACCTCATCAAACGCGACGGCGGGAGGGGCATGTACAGGCGTGGGTGTCGGGCCAACGAAGATTGAAAAAGTAATAGGGGTGGCCAAGGCTTATATCTCAAGGGTTGGAACAGGTTACGTTCCCACAGAATTGAGGGACGATATTGGTGAGAGAATACGTGTTATCGGCGGCGAGTATGGGACTGCAACGGGGAGGCCTAGAAGGTGTGGCTGGTTTGATCTTGTTCCGGTAAAATATTCAATCAGAGTTAACGGGATATCTGAGTTGATACTTACTAAGCTGGATGTTTTAAGCGGCATAAATCCATTAAAGATTTGCCTGCATTACATGTGCGAAGGTAAGGTTGTGAGCGATGTTCCAGCAGACCTTACAAAATATGAGAAATGCGTGCCTATATATGAGGAGATGGAGGGGTGGAGCGGCTCTATAGACTGGCACAAAGTTGCGGTTGGGGGGTACGACGCGATGCCTGAGGAAGCGAAAGCCTATGTCGAGAGGATCGAAGAGCTAACTGGTGTACCAATCAAGATGATTTCAGTCGGTCAAGAAAGAGAGGACACTATAATCAAGGATTAG